A DNA window from Streptomyces sp. CA-278952 contains the following coding sequences:
- a CDS encoding ROK family transcriptional regulator: MAGTTPGAPGTPGTPRVLRAMNDRAALDLLLEHGPLSRTRIGKLTGLSKPTASQLLARLEAAGLVVATGTSEGRPGPNAQLYTVNARAAHVAGLDVNGRRIVAAVADVTGQTVGEFELATPGRRADSVVRQVADALDGAVKDAGLTRADVHRVVIGTPGAFDPGTGRLRYASHLPGWHSPTLLDELAAFLPMPVEYENDVNLVAVAEQRLGAARGHEDFVLLWNEEGLGAALVINGRLHRGFTGGAGEVGFLPVPGTPLVRQVVKANSGGFQELAGAQAVPRLAKALGVDTPQQPYAKVAADLLARAADAYERDEALTELLRQYAQRLATGLASVTAVLDPGLIVLSGRAVAAGGEILRSLIQSELAELAASRPRLVVGEIDRTPVLRGALERALADTRDEVFDTSR; this comes from the coding sequence ATGGCGGGAACCACTCCCGGCGCACCCGGCACCCCGGGCACACCACGGGTGCTGCGGGCCATGAACGACCGGGCCGCCCTCGATCTGCTGCTGGAGCACGGGCCGCTCTCCCGGACCCGGATCGGGAAGCTGACCGGCCTCTCCAAGCCCACCGCGTCCCAGCTCCTGGCCCGGCTGGAGGCGGCCGGACTCGTCGTCGCCACCGGGACCAGCGAGGGGCGCCCCGGGCCCAACGCGCAGCTCTACACGGTGAACGCGCGGGCGGCCCATGTGGCCGGGCTCGACGTGAACGGCCGGCGTATCGTCGCCGCCGTCGCGGACGTGACCGGACAGACCGTCGGGGAGTTCGAGCTGGCGACCCCGGGCCGGCGCGCCGACAGCGTGGTGCGCCAGGTCGCCGACGCGCTGGACGGGGCGGTGAAGGACGCCGGGCTCACCCGCGCCGACGTCCACCGGGTCGTCATCGGCACCCCGGGCGCCTTCGACCCCGGCACCGGACGGCTGCGGTACGCCTCGCACCTGCCCGGCTGGCACTCCCCCACCCTGCTGGACGAGCTGGCCGCGTTCCTGCCGATGCCGGTGGAGTACGAGAACGACGTCAACCTGGTCGCCGTCGCCGAGCAGCGCCTGGGCGCGGCCCGCGGCCACGAGGACTTCGTCCTGCTGTGGAACGAGGAGGGCCTCGGCGCCGCCCTCGTCATCAACGGCCGGCTGCACCGCGGCTTCACCGGCGGCGCGGGCGAGGTCGGCTTCCTGCCGGTGCCGGGCACCCCGCTCGTGCGCCAGGTCGTCAAGGCCAACAGCGGCGGCTTCCAGGAGCTGGCGGGCGCCCAGGCGGTGCCCCGGCTCGCGAAGGCGCTGGGCGTCGACACCCCGCAGCAGCCGTACGCGAAGGTCGCCGCGGATCTGCTGGCGCGGGCGGCCGACGCGTACGAGCGGGACGAGGCGCTCACCGAGCTGTTGCGCCAGTACGCCCAGCGGCTCGCCACCGGCCTCGCCTCCGTCACCGCCGTCCTGGACCCCGGGCTGATCGTGCTCTCCGGCCGAGCGGTCGCGGCGGGCGGCGAGATCCTGCGCTCCCTGATCCAGTCCGAGCTGGCCGAGCTCGCCGCCTCCCGGCCTCGGCTGGTGGTCGGCGAGATCGACCGCACCCCCGTCCTGCGCGGCGCCCTGGAGAGGGCGCTCGCCGACACCCGCGACGAAGTGTTCGACACCTCGCGCTGA
- a CDS encoding HNH endonuclease, with product MPHVLVLNASYEPLGVVPLRRALVLVLENKAICLEESGSFLHSATRAVPAPSVVRLKRFVRVPYRGPVPLTRRALFARDGGRCMYCGAAATSVDHVIPRSRGGQHAWDNVVAACRRCNHVKADRHLPELGWRLRHQPAPPTGLAWRIIGTGHRDPRWLPYLQPFGADDVMARIDGVSA from the coding sequence GTGCCGCACGTCCTGGTTCTCAACGCGTCGTACGAGCCGCTCGGCGTCGTACCGCTCCGCCGCGCGCTCGTCCTCGTCCTGGAGAACAAGGCCATCTGCCTTGAAGAGTCCGGCTCCTTCCTGCACAGTGCCACCCGTGCCGTGCCCGCACCCAGTGTGGTCCGGCTCAAGCGCTTCGTCCGCGTCCCCTACCGGGGCCCCGTCCCCCTGACGCGACGGGCGCTGTTCGCCCGGGACGGCGGGCGCTGCATGTACTGCGGGGCCGCCGCGACCAGCGTCGACCACGTCATCCCGCGCAGCCGCGGCGGACAGCACGCCTGGGACAACGTGGTGGCGGCCTGCCGCCGCTGCAACCACGTCAAGGCCGACCGCCATCTGCCCGAGCTCGGCTGGCGGCTGCGCCACCAGCCCGCCCCGCCGACCGGCCTGGCCTGGCGGATCATCGGGACCGGACACCGCGACCCGCGCTGGCTGCCGTACTTGCAACCGTTCGGCGCGGACGACGTGATGGCCCGGATCGACGGCGTGTCCGCCTGA
- a CDS encoding carbohydrate ABC transporter permease, with product MTHLLDAVDKTATAPPKNSPPTPAARTARRKALLHWIAVHSLGIAAALFFVLPFVFVVLTSLMSDQQALTRDLTPNTWEWDNYERVFNTPGFLTWWRNTLLYAGVGTVLTVVSSVPVAYALAKFRFRGRRLSLMLVISMMMLPPQVIIIPMYLFWAKQMDLSGTLWPLIIPMAFGDAFSIFLLRQFLLTIPNEYLDAAKVDGCGEFRTLMKVVLPMAKPGIAAIALFQFFAAWNDYFGPQIYASENPAAWTLSYGLESFKGAHHTDWNLTMAATVLVMAPVIAVFFFAQKAFVEGVTLTGVKG from the coding sequence ATGACCCACCTCCTCGACGCCGTCGACAAGACCGCCACCGCCCCGCCGAAGAACTCTCCACCGACCCCCGCCGCGCGCACCGCCCGCCGCAAGGCGCTGCTGCACTGGATCGCCGTGCACTCGCTCGGGATCGCCGCCGCGCTCTTCTTCGTGCTGCCGTTCGTCTTCGTGGTGCTGACCTCGCTGATGAGCGACCAGCAGGCGCTGACCCGCGACCTCACCCCGAACACCTGGGAGTGGGACAACTACGAGCGGGTCTTCAACACCCCGGGCTTTCTGACCTGGTGGCGCAACACCCTGCTGTACGCGGGCGTCGGCACCGTCCTCACCGTCGTCTCGTCCGTCCCGGTGGCGTACGCGCTGGCGAAGTTCCGCTTCCGGGGCCGCAGGCTGTCGCTGATGCTCGTCATCTCGATGATGATGCTGCCGCCGCAGGTCATCATCATCCCGATGTACCTGTTCTGGGCGAAGCAGATGGACCTGTCCGGCACGTTGTGGCCGCTGATCATCCCGATGGCCTTCGGCGACGCGTTCTCCATCTTCCTGCTGCGGCAGTTCCTGCTGACCATCCCGAACGAGTACCTGGACGCCGCCAAGGTCGACGGCTGCGGTGAGTTCCGCACGCTGATGAAGGTCGTCCTGCCGATGGCCAAGCCCGGCATCGCGGCCATCGCCCTCTTCCAGTTCTTCGCCGCCTGGAACGACTACTTCGGACCACAGATCTACGCCTCCGAGAACCCGGCCGCCTGGACGCTCAGTTACGGCCTCGAATCCTTCAAGGGCGCACACCACACCGACTGGAACCTGACCATGGCCGCGACCGTTCTGGTCATGGCCCCCGTGATCGCCGTCTTCTTCTTTGCCCAGAAGGCATTCGTCGAGGGCGTCACACTGACCGGAGTAAAGGGCTGA
- a CDS encoding mechanosensitive ion channel family protein: MSLSVLLAAAPSPEPGGSLGEAAEQAGNAAGWVEENWSTWLSTGLRILLIVAVAITLRYLIRRALTNLIERMNRGAQAVEGTALGGLLVNAERRRQRSEAIGSVLRSVASFVIMGTAALMVLGAFKINLAPLLASAGVAGVALGFGARNLVTDFLSGVFMILEDQYGVGDAVDAGVASGEVIEVGLRVTKLRGDNGEIWYVRNGEVKRIGNLSQGWSTAGVDVTVRPTEKLEHVRQAIATAAETMTKEEPWSERLWGPVEVLGLDEVLLDSMTVRVTAKTMPGKALGVERELRWRIKQALDEAGIRMVGTVPLQPEGASTADPTAAMAAPSAYASAVSPQSLAATPIPPATNLSK, translated from the coding sequence GTGTCGCTGTCCGTCCTCTTGGCCGCAGCCCCGTCTCCCGAGCCGGGTGGCTCGCTGGGCGAAGCCGCCGAACAGGCCGGGAACGCCGCGGGCTGGGTCGAGGAGAACTGGTCCACCTGGCTGAGCACCGGGTTGCGCATCCTGCTGATCGTGGCGGTCGCGATCACGCTGCGTTATCTGATCCGGCGCGCCCTGACCAATCTGATCGAGCGGATGAACCGCGGCGCCCAGGCGGTGGAGGGCACGGCGCTGGGCGGGCTGCTGGTGAACGCCGAGCGCAGACGCCAGCGGTCGGAGGCGATCGGCTCGGTGCTGCGTTCGGTGGCCTCGTTCGTGATCATGGGCACGGCCGCCCTGATGGTCCTGGGCGCCTTCAAGATCAACCTGGCGCCGCTCCTCGCCTCCGCCGGTGTCGCGGGCGTGGCTCTGGGCTTCGGCGCCCGCAACCTGGTCACGGACTTCCTCTCCGGCGTCTTCATGATCCTCGAGGACCAGTACGGGGTCGGGGACGCCGTCGACGCGGGCGTGGCCTCCGGCGAGGTCATCGAGGTGGGGCTGCGCGTCACCAAGCTGCGCGGCGACAACGGCGAGATCTGGTACGTCCGCAACGGCGAGGTGAAGCGGATAGGCAACCTCAGCCAGGGCTGGTCCACGGCCGGGGTCGACGTCACGGTGCGTCCGACGGAGAAGCTGGAGCACGTCCGCCAGGCGATCGCCACGGCCGCCGAGACGATGACGAAGGAAGAACCCTGGTCGGAGCGGCTGTGGGGCCCGGTGGAGGTGCTCGGCCTGGACGAGGTCCTGCTGGACTCCATGACCGTCCGCGTCACCGCCAAGACGATGCCGGGCAAGGCGCTCGGAGTGGAGCGCGAGCTGCGCTGGCGCATCAAGCAGGCGCTGGACGAGGCGGGCATCCGGATGGTCGGCACGGTGCCGCTCCAGCCGGAGGGCGCGTCCACGGCGGACCCGACGGCCGCGATGGCGGCCCCCTCCGCGTACGCCTCGGCCGTCTCCCCGCAGTCGCTGGCGGCGACGCCGATACCGCCGGCGACGAACCTGAGCAAGTAG
- a CDS encoding ABC transporter substrate-binding protein produces MRTSRLTTTAVAVAAISVLATACTGQSEAGASDDPDAKTTINFWHGWSAPAEVKAVKDNIDRFEKAHPNITVKVSGNINDDKLNQALRAGGSDGPDVVSSFTTANVGKFCSSGAFADLKPFIEKSKLDLEKTFPKVLLDYTQFEGKRCALPLLTDAYGLYYNKDAFEKAGITAPPKTMSELASVAKKLTVEKGDSYEQLGFMPTFHGYETVASHYMSSWDHTYFDENGKSNIAKDPAFAEMFTYQKKLVEELGGYDKLEKYRGTFGDEWGAKHPFHTGQVAMQLDGEWRLGMAESAKAGFEIGVAPMPVADDEADSYGKGFLSGTIVGIAPTSKKQNAAWELVKYMTSDTEAVVAFANGIRNVPSTLDALKSPDLKFDPRFKTFLDIAQHPESSTSDGAVNGSTYQLTLQDFGYQYEKGAVKDLKAGLEKTAQQIDTDIAKAK; encoded by the coding sequence ATGCGCACAAGCCGTCTCACCACCACCGCCGTCGCCGTCGCCGCGATATCGGTGCTCGCCACCGCGTGTACGGGCCAGTCCGAGGCCGGGGCCTCCGACGACCCGGACGCGAAGACCACGATCAACTTCTGGCACGGCTGGAGCGCGCCCGCCGAGGTGAAGGCGGTCAAGGACAACATCGACCGGTTCGAGAAGGCCCACCCGAACATCACGGTGAAGGTCTCCGGCAACATCAACGACGACAAGCTCAACCAGGCGCTGCGCGCGGGCGGTTCGGACGGGCCCGACGTGGTCTCCTCCTTCACCACCGCCAACGTCGGCAAGTTCTGCTCGTCCGGCGCGTTCGCGGACCTGAAGCCGTTCATCGAGAAGTCGAAGCTCGACCTGGAGAAGACCTTCCCGAAGGTCCTCCTGGACTACACCCAGTTCGAGGGCAAGCGCTGCGCCCTGCCGCTGCTCACCGACGCCTACGGCCTCTACTACAACAAGGACGCCTTCGAGAAGGCCGGCATCACCGCGCCGCCGAAGACCATGTCGGAGCTGGCGAGCGTCGCGAAGAAGCTGACCGTCGAAAAGGGTGACAGCTACGAGCAGCTCGGTTTCATGCCGACCTTCCACGGTTACGAGACCGTCGCCAGCCACTACATGTCCTCGTGGGACCACACGTACTTCGACGAGAACGGCAAGTCCAACATCGCCAAGGACCCGGCGTTCGCGGAGATGTTCACGTACCAGAAGAAGCTCGTCGAGGAGCTCGGCGGTTACGACAAGCTGGAGAAGTACCGCGGCACCTTCGGCGACGAGTGGGGCGCCAAGCACCCGTTCCACACCGGGCAGGTCGCCATGCAGCTGGACGGCGAGTGGCGGCTCGGGATGGCCGAGAGCGCCAAGGCCGGCTTCGAGATCGGCGTCGCGCCGATGCCCGTCGCCGACGACGAGGCCGACAGCTACGGCAAGGGCTTCCTCTCCGGCACCATCGTGGGCATCGCGCCGACCAGCAAGAAGCAGAACGCCGCGTGGGAGCTGGTGAAGTACATGACCAGCGACACCGAGGCGGTCGTCGCCTTCGCCAACGGCATCCGCAACGTGCCGTCCACCCTCGATGCCCTGAAGTCGCCCGACCTGAAGTTCGACCCGCGGTTCAAGACCTTCCTGGACATCGCCCAGCACCCCGAGTCCAGCACCTCGGACGGGGCCGTCAACGGGTCGACGTACCAGCTGACGCTCCAGGACTTCGGCTACCAGTACGAGAAGGGCGCGGTGAAGGACCTGAAGGCCGGTCTGGAGAAGACCGCGCAGCAGATCGACACCGACATCGCCAAGGCCAAGTAG
- a CDS encoding carbohydrate ABC transporter permease, whose protein sequence is MTTHTLRSKRRRSALRTAAFMSPWLIGFSVFFAYPMISTVYFSFTQYDGFGAPVFNGLTNWTYVFSDYPMFWPSLRNTLWLVLVMVTCRVVFGLGIGMLITKIKTGTGVFRTLFYLPYLAPPVAATLAFVFLLNPGTGPVNAILGDLGLPTPGWFNDATWSKPALTMLAVWGIGDLMVIFMASLLDVPTEQYEAAELDGASAWQKFRFVTLPNISPIVLFAVVTGVIQAMQYYTQPLVAGKVASGVIGGSGQSFEPGYPDKSTLTLPQLVYNLGFQRFDYGAACVVALVLFALAMAFTALLMRGRNNLIQAGD, encoded by the coding sequence ATGACGACGCACACACTCCGCTCCAAGCGTCGCAGGTCGGCGCTGCGCACGGCGGCCTTCATGTCGCCGTGGCTGATCGGGTTCTCGGTCTTCTTCGCGTATCCGATGATCTCGACCGTCTACTTCTCCTTCACCCAGTACGACGGCTTCGGGGCGCCGGTCTTCAACGGGCTGACCAACTGGACCTACGTCTTCAGCGACTATCCGATGTTCTGGCCGTCGCTGCGCAACACCCTGTGGCTGGTCCTCGTCATGGTCACCTGCCGGGTCGTCTTCGGCCTCGGCATCGGGATGCTGATCACGAAGATCAAGACGGGGACCGGGGTCTTCCGGACCCTGTTCTACCTGCCGTACCTGGCCCCTCCGGTCGCCGCGACGCTCGCCTTCGTCTTTCTGCTCAACCCCGGCACCGGGCCCGTCAACGCGATCCTCGGGGACCTGGGGCTGCCGACGCCGGGCTGGTTCAACGACGCCACCTGGTCCAAGCCGGCGCTCACCATGCTCGCGGTGTGGGGCATCGGGGACCTGATGGTCATCTTCATGGCCTCGCTGCTGGACGTCCCGACCGAGCAGTACGAGGCGGCCGAGCTGGACGGCGCGTCCGCCTGGCAGAAGTTCCGCTTCGTGACCCTGCCGAACATCTCGCCGATCGTGCTGTTCGCCGTGGTGACGGGCGTCATCCAGGCGATGCAGTACTACACGCAGCCGCTCGTCGCCGGAAAGGTCGCGTCCGGTGTCATCGGCGGCTCCGGGCAGTCCTTCGAACCCGGCTATCCCGACAAGTCGACACTGACGCTCCCGCAGCTCGTCTACAACCTGGGCTTCCAGCGCTTCGACTACGGCGCCGCCTGTGTCGTCGCCCTCGTCCTGTTCGCCCTGGCCATGGCCTTCACCGCGCTGCTGATGCGGGGCCGCAACAACCTGATCCAGGCCGGTGACTGA
- a CDS encoding beta-N-acetylglucosaminidase domain-containing protein: MRIGRRRQATAVAAAVIGGLLGSVSVAPAATAAPADPGRPAAGSADRADSARTPPVWPRPQSMKTTGPAVPLGSEATLVAAPDADRHAVEQARTLLRGAGVRTLHESLPGGGPVVRVGGSGAADALRALRAPDRADLPSGGYRIAVGQVSGRATVALDGLGADGLFHAVQTLRQLIADGSVAGVTVRDWPGTAVRGMAEGFYGEPWTREERLAQISFMGRTKQNRYLYAAGDDPYRLARWREPYPAEKRAEFRAIAERARAEHVTLGWAVSPGQAMCMASDQDARALTKKIDAMWALGIRVFQLQFQDVSYSEWHCDLDAETFGSGPKAAARAQARVAGALARHLEERHPDAAPLSVLPTEFYQDGATDYRTALAAELDDRVQVAWTGVGVVPKKITGAELAGARAAFRHPLVTMDNYPVNDYAQDRIFLGPYTGRDPAVASGSAALLANAMEQASASRIPLFTAADFAWNPKGYRPDESWRAAVEDLAGGDAGAREALLALAGNSAGSVLGAEESAYLQPLFDAFWNTRADAPRRDRAAAELRAAFSVMRGAPDRLKTPADGRLTEEVRPWTEQLARYGRAGELAVDLLQAQAAGDGAAAWRVQLALEPLREEIEASRATVGEGVLDPFLDKAAKVAAGWNGTDRASGRVTKDAHSYTVRLAGPRPVEAVTALAEPGSALTDAVVEAHVPGEGWRALGKLSPSGWTQTAAKGLRADAVRVTVPEAARTAPPSYLSPTLPRSPAVVAGSPQVRALVPWFGDEPAATLDLKRGETDAEIGGEPQRVKARLAGRRPVEVKGKLTAEAPEGIEVRVPKQTTVPRGSRTDVPVDITVPADTPAGEYEVPLTFGGQESTLTVRAFPRTGGPDLARTAKASSSGDETPDFPASAASDGDPETRWSSPVEDGAWWGAELPEPVRLGQVVLNWQDAYASRYRIQVSADGRVWRTAATVTEGRGGRESVRMDAKGTRFIRVQGEGRATEYGYSLWSVEAYAVVDD, translated from the coding sequence GTGCGGATCGGGCGCAGAAGGCAGGCAACGGCCGTGGCCGCCGCCGTGATCGGCGGACTCCTCGGATCCGTCTCCGTCGCCCCGGCCGCGACGGCCGCTCCCGCCGACCCCGGCAGGCCCGCTGCCGGCTCGGCCGACCGCGCCGACAGCGCGCGGACCCCGCCCGTCTGGCCCCGGCCGCAGAGCATGAAGACCACCGGGCCCGCCGTCCCGCTGGGCTCCGAGGCCACGCTCGTCGCCGCGCCGGACGCCGATCGTCACGCCGTCGAACAGGCACGCACCCTGCTGCGCGGGGCGGGCGTCCGGACCCTGCACGAGAGCCTGCCGGGCGGCGGGCCGGTGGTCCGCGTCGGCGGCAGCGGAGCCGCCGACGCACTGCGGGCGCTGCGCGCCCCCGACCGGGCCGATCTGCCGTCGGGCGGCTACCGGATCGCGGTCGGCCAGGTCTCCGGACGCGCCACCGTCGCGCTGGACGGGCTCGGCGCGGACGGCCTCTTCCACGCCGTCCAGACCCTGCGCCAGCTGATCGCCGACGGCTCGGTGGCCGGCGTGACGGTACGGGACTGGCCGGGAACCGCCGTACGCGGCATGGCCGAGGGGTTCTACGGAGAGCCGTGGACGCGCGAGGAGCGGCTCGCCCAGATCTCCTTCATGGGCCGCACCAAGCAGAACCGCTATCTCTACGCGGCGGGCGACGACCCCTACCGGCTGGCGCGCTGGCGCGAGCCGTACCCGGCCGAGAAGCGGGCCGAGTTCCGGGCGATCGCCGAGCGGGCGCGCGCCGAGCACGTCACGCTCGGCTGGGCGGTCTCCCCCGGCCAGGCGATGTGCATGGCCTCGGACCAGGACGCCCGGGCGCTGACGAAGAAGATCGACGCCATGTGGGCGTTGGGCATCCGGGTCTTCCAGCTCCAGTTCCAGGACGTCAGCTACAGCGAGTGGCACTGCGACCTGGACGCGGAGACCTTCGGCAGCGGTCCGAAGGCGGCGGCCCGCGCGCAGGCCCGGGTCGCGGGCGCCCTCGCCCGGCATCTGGAGGAACGGCACCCGGACGCGGCCCCCCTGTCGGTGCTGCCGACGGAGTTCTACCAGGACGGGGCCACCGACTACCGCACCGCGCTGGCGGCCGAGCTGGACGACCGGGTGCAGGTGGCCTGGACCGGTGTCGGGGTGGTGCCGAAGAAGATCACCGGCGCTGAACTGGCCGGAGCCCGCGCCGCGTTCCGCCACCCGCTGGTGACGATGGACAACTACCCGGTCAACGACTACGCCCAGGACCGCATCTTCCTCGGCCCCTACACCGGCCGGGACCCGGCGGTGGCGAGCGGTTCGGCGGCGCTGCTGGCCAACGCGATGGAGCAGGCGTCCGCCTCGCGGATCCCGCTGTTCACCGCCGCCGACTTCGCCTGGAACCCGAAGGGCTACCGCCCGGACGAGTCGTGGCGGGCTGCCGTCGAGGATCTGGCGGGCGGGGACGCGGGCGCCCGGGAGGCGCTGCTGGCGCTGGCCGGGAACAGCGCGGGCTCGGTGCTCGGCGCGGAGGAGTCCGCCTACCTCCAGCCCCTGTTCGACGCGTTCTGGAACACCCGCGCGGACGCCCCCCGCCGGGACCGGGCGGCGGCCGAGCTGCGCGCGGCCTTCTCCGTGATGCGCGGGGCCCCCGATCGGCTGAAGACCCCCGCCGACGGCCGGCTGACCGAAGAGGTGCGCCCCTGGACGGAGCAGCTGGCCCGCTACGGCCGGGCCGGTGAGCTCGCGGTGGACCTGCTCCAGGCCCAGGCCGCCGGGGACGGCGCCGCCGCCTGGCGCGTCCAACTGGCCCTGGAGCCGCTGCGCGAGGAGATCGAGGCGAGCCGGGCCACGGTCGGCGAGGGCGTGCTGGACCCGTTCCTGGACAAGGCGGCGAAGGTGGCCGCCGGATGGAACGGCACCGACCGCGCCTCGGGACGGGTCACGAAGGACGCGCACAGCTATACGGTCCGGCTGGCCGGACCCCGCCCGGTGGAGGCCGTCACGGCGCTCGCCGAGCCCGGATCCGCCCTCACCGACGCGGTCGTGGAGGCCCACGTGCCCGGTGAGGGGTGGCGGGCGCTGGGGAAGCTCTCGCCGAGCGGCTGGACCCAGACCGCCGCGAAGGGGCTGCGCGCGGACGCCGTACGGGTCACCGTGCCGGAGGCCGCGCGGACCGCCCCGCCCTCGTACCTCAGCCCCACCCTGCCCCGCTCCCCCGCCGTCGTGGCGGGCTCCCCGCAGGTGCGCGCCCTGGTGCCGTGGTTCGGCGACGAGCCCGCCGCCACGCTCGACCTGAAGCGCGGCGAGACGGACGCCGAGATCGGCGGCGAGCCCCAGCGGGTCAAGGCCCGGCTGGCCGGGCGGCGTCCGGTCGAGGTGAAGGGCAAGCTCACCGCGGAGGCCCCCGAGGGCATCGAGGTGCGGGTCCCGAAGCAGACGACCGTGCCGCGCGGATCGCGCACCGACGTGCCCGTGGACATCACGGTCCCGGCGGACACCCCGGCCGGCGAGTACGAGGTCCCGCTGACCTTCGGCGGCCAGGAGTCCACGCTGACCGTGCGGGCCTTCCCGCGTACGGGCGGCCCGGATCTGGCGCGTACGGCGAAGGCCTCGTCGTCCGGCGACGAAACCCCGGACTTCCCCGCGTCGGCGGCCTCCGACGGCGATCCGGAGACCCGGTGGTCCTCGCCGGTGGAGGACGGGGCCTGGTGGGGGGCCGAGCTGCCGGAGCCGGTGCGGCTGGGCCAGGTGGTGCTGAACTGGCAGGACGCGTACGCCTCCCGCTACCGGATACAGGTCTCCGCCGACGGCCGCGTCTGGCGCACCGCCGCGACGGTGACGGAGGGCCGGGGCGGGCGCGAGTCGGTCCGGATGGACGCGAAGGGCACCCGGTTCATCCGGGTGCAGGGTGAGGGCCGGGCGACGGAGTACGGCTACTCGCTCTGGTCGGTGGAGGCGTACGCGGTCGTGGACGACTGA